Sequence from the Papilio machaon chromosome 21, ilPapMach1.1, whole genome shotgun sequence genome:
actgatcTAGAATGTCTgtaagaacacgtaggctacttttttttaattccacgcatACGAAGTGTTTGTTTCTTTAGGTATCTTGTTACGAAATgtttactattgttttttttttttgttctaaagGATGTAACCAATAAGATATGTTTTTAGATAAAATGCCGTCTCTTCAAATAACAACTGTATCGATTGCTGATGAATGTAAGAAGACTGGAATCAAGATAGAGGATATCAAGAAACTTCGAGAATGGGTTAACACACAACCACACTTaccttataatttaataacaggtcattattttttttttaaacaaaatgtaagtTTCTAGCAGTCTTCAAGAAGATTACGTTTGTTTAAATTGACTTTTAAAGCAAGTATaccaatttacaaattaattcgATAATTCggtaaaaattaagattaaccaaacaattttaaaagctaacaagtttttatcacttaattaaaattttatttttttatttatataattaattacgttATTTACAGACTTGGACATTCTACTTGCATTCAATGCTTGCAACCAAAGTTATGGTGTTACCAAACAAGTCATGGATTTACACTACACGTTACGAACGATGTTTCGTAGCTTTTTCCACAATAGAACAGTGGATGATCCTCGTTTATTGAAAGCTTTGGATGTTGTGTAAGtcattttataacacaaataaaacacGAGCCAGCTTTGCAGTacatattcatcatcatcatcagctcacaaTAGTTCTCACtgagggactcggagcctaccctaagtcagGGGTGACTAGTCAACCACGATAGcgcagtgcgggttgacttcatacatatctttgaaaatcttcacagatatgtgcaggttgcatcacgatgttttctttcaccgtaagaacgtctgataaatgtacatatgtaaatcgaaaaacacattggtacatggcgggattcgaacccaggacctgcagattacaatttaagtgcttaacccctgatcCACCGAGGTTTTGTAGTACACAAAGATCagatattgaatattttccaTTTGTGGTATTTTCATTGCGGACAATGAAGGAGACTAACTTCATGCAGTGATCATCGAAGTGGACGAATGAATACACGAACAAATCCAAATCTTGCTCAGTCGTATTTACGTATGCCATGTTTCAGGTTGTCAGCACCTTTACATATTAGTTCGCATGACGGCTCGATAGTAACTTACCACTGTCTACTTGATTACGACACTAAAGTGTTTGTGCTCGCTGATATTCTgaggtaataaaattatattataggaAACTTGATCTCGTCAAAGTTATTTTGGCGAgagatttaataattaatagtagtaaataatcaacgaaggaggagacactcaaaaagagaatatttcacCTTTCagtgcatcccctcctctaTCAATTCCTTTCCTCTTCCCGTCCTTTCCTTGAAAGAAACAgtgtggactaaaattaggcctccgataCGCATTTACTTGTCGTTTATTTCAGATCAGCGGTAATGTTGTTGGACCTTTATCAGTACGAATATGGCGCTTGTTCCGGACTGAGCATTGTTATTAACTTCCAAGGTGTCACACTTTCCCATTTGGGAAAATTAGAAATCGTTGTCGTACAACAAttcctttattatttacaggtATACTtgattataacatttatattttattccaaactAGCGGTGGtccgcgactttgtcagcTCAGAATTTTGTAAAAGTAGCCTGTAATTTGCCCGCGTGAATCAGCTACATTCCAGTCCAAGTCCCATTAAAATCCAtccagctgttctggagattacccggaacaaacgtggccttgcggacagacatacagatagacaaatattttaaaaattgtttttttaattatcagctaaatacataatgtgtacgaattatatgtatttcgatattacataaagacactccaatttaattgatatatatatagataaacgAATCAttcttgtaaatatataaacgtCTTTCAGGAAGCAAtgttcctgaaaataaaagagGTTCACTTAATGAATGCCCCGTCATTTACCGACAAactgatgttatttttaaaaccatttaTGAAAAAGGAACTTCTGGAGTCGATCAGAATACATCAGAAGGGGTCTTCTACGATTGAGTCGTGCGTACCGATAGCCAGTCTACCAAAAGATGCTGGAGGACAGTATAAAAGTTACAAGGAAATTAAAGGTTATtacgatttctttttttataggcTATTAAGTATTCAGCTTTGAGATTGAAGGATAAAAAATAGTCTATCCTCACTTACGACAGAACCCAATAAGATTCTGAATCCTGAAAATCGATCTGAAGATTATTTGAATTAGCGTTAATGAAAGAGAGTACGCTGATATTACCGATGTAAGTCCCatgttgcccatagacaaaGGACAGGAAACAGGGAAGGGATtgacagaaaaaatatattttttctgtatatCCACGTGCAGTATTTTAATGtgcattgatttttttcagATGAGACATTGGCAAAATTAAGAGATAATGAAGAGTTCTTCTTCAATGAAAACAAGAAGAGAGTAACGGAATCTTTAAGACCGGGGAAAGGGTTGGACATGTCAGAAATCTTTGGAAGTGTTCAAGGTTCTTTCAAGAAGTTAGATATTGATTGATTagttaattgattaattataataatttaataattctgtttttatagctttttacGTTATTGAAACTTGTATAACTACATATTGTAATccctttaattatattttacaaaacatacaacatctactttaatataataaatagaaataattttattcattgttattatttcattttatgtttttattcctttatttaatatttttatcagaaCTATAAATCGAAAGCACGAATATGAGACTGTAGGTTTAAACAATGTCTTTCCTTGTTGCAacttctaaaaaattacccatTTATAAGCGTGAATAAACGTGAGCGTCGGTCTTGTTTTCTACACGTCCGTCCGGGTTCAACCATCCATGAatctatgtgtttttcgatttcgTTTATGTTTATCCAATGCCCATACTGTGaatgaaaacatcgtgatgtaatTCAACTGGGAGGTGTATAAACTGAAGATGGCCGTGAGAAGTGTTACGGAAGACATAGATTAGTTATGATCCTAGAAATGTATACGGTTCTCGTGGTATACGTTTGATTTCCATATTTACTCGACAACTCTGCAACGGTTGGacatattgaaatttggcacaggtaTAGGACATGCTTTCAAATAACCAGAGCTGG
This genomic interval carries:
- the LOC106712721 gene encoding alpha-tocopherol transfer protein-like yields the protein MLLDLYQYEYGACSGLSIVINFQGVTLSHLGKLEIVVVQQFLYYLQEAMFLKIKEVHLMNAPSFTDKLMLFLKPFMKKELLESIRIHQKGSSTIESCVPIASLPKDAGGQYKSYKEIKDETLAKLRDNEEFFFNENKKRVTESLRPGKGLDMSEIFGSVQGSFKKLDID